A single window of Psychrobacter raelei DNA harbors:
- a CDS encoding nitroreductase family protein has protein sequence MNNDNSHQDSNANAANLEAANNEQALSPKAPYLEAFKNVVESRRSVRRFTDTPISDDVLRDCLRLAMLAPNSSNLQPWEFYVINTPKKRAKANKICMNQNGARTANRLIAVVARTDTWRDNAKQNIRKFPDGAAPKKVRDYYERIVPLDFLRGPAGIISIAKWGMTKAVRQFKGPVKSPYYTYEDIKNWAMYNTALAAENLILALRAHGFDSCAMGGFDEPALKKLLKLGNHHHVVMMIGAGERADNGIYHSQFRFDYDQFVKEV, from the coding sequence ATGAACAACGACAACAGTCACCAAGACAGTAACGCGAATGCTGCTAACCTTGAGGCGGCGAATAATGAGCAGGCGCTCAGCCCAAAAGCCCCTTATCTGGAAGCTTTTAAAAACGTGGTGGAGTCGCGTCGCTCGGTAAGAAGATTTACTGACACGCCCATTTCAGATGACGTGCTACGTGACTGCTTGCGATTGGCCATGCTCGCCCCGAACTCAAGCAACTTACAGCCTTGGGAGTTTTATGTCATTAACACGCCAAAGAAGCGTGCTAAGGCCAATAAAATTTGTATGAACCAAAACGGTGCCAGAACCGCAAATCGGCTTATTGCTGTGGTGGCAAGAACGGACACTTGGCGCGATAACGCCAAACAAAATATTCGCAAGTTCCCAGATGGCGCTGCGCCAAAAAAGGTGCGTGATTATTACGAAAGAATTGTTCCATTAGATTTTTTGCGTGGACCAGCTGGCATTATTTCGATTGCCAAGTGGGGCATGACAAAGGCCGTTCGTCAATTTAAAGGCCCTGTTAAATCACCTTATTATACCTATGAAGACATCAAAAACTGGGCGATGTATAACACGGCTCTTGCTGCAGAAAACTTGATTTTAGCCTTACGTGCTCACGGCTTTGACAGCTGTGCTATGGGTGGCTTTGATGAGCCTGCCCTAAAAAAACTGCTCAAACTTGGCAATCACCATCATGTGGTTATGATGATTGGTGCCGGAGAGCGTGCTGATAATGGTATATACCACAGTCAGTTCCGTTTCGATTACGATCAATTCGTCAAAGAAGTTTAA
- a CDS encoding serine aminopeptidase domain-containing protein, translating to MLKLPLPNIVPLKKPDKPHKPSHKLMTHGDSERPFVVLIHGLHQKDWIMTPLAKQLQNRGFATHQHNYHSLRERIDQHSKRLNQWLTEHHNPAIAIHLVGHSLGGLVIRDFVARYPHWKIGRCVTLGTPHNGSTTAKYMSTLAAPLVGHSFKNALDGQSAPWPKSISLGVIAGDAPYGLGQLVLNYHNQKVNLSQPQSAHDGTVYVFETQLNEATDHIIMPVSHTGMLINPKVAEQTAYFLDHGYFKRR from the coding sequence ATGTTAAAGCTACCCCTGCCTAATATTGTGCCTCTAAAAAAACCTGATAAACCTCATAAACCATCCCATAAACTGATGACCCATGGCGACTCAGAGCGTCCTTTTGTGGTGTTAATCCATGGACTGCATCAAAAAGACTGGATTATGACGCCATTGGCCAAGCAGTTACAAAACCGTGGTTTTGCCACCCATCAGCATAATTATCACAGCCTGCGTGAGCGTATTGATCAGCACAGTAAACGCTTAAATCAGTGGCTCACTGAGCATCACAATCCTGCCATCGCCATCCATTTGGTCGGACACAGCTTGGGCGGCCTGGTCATTCGAGATTTTGTGGCGCGTTATCCACACTGGAAAATTGGCCGCTGCGTTACCTTAGGCACACCACATAATGGCAGTACCACCGCCAAATACATGAGTACATTGGCGGCACCTTTAGTGGGACACTCATTTAAAAATGCATTAGATGGCCAAAGTGCCCCTTGGCCTAAAAGCATAAGCTTAGGCGTGATAGCCGGCGATGCCCCTTATGGCTTAGGGCAACTGGTGCTAAATTATCACAACCAAAAGGTTAACTTATCACAGCCGCAATCTGCCCACGATGGCACCGTTTATGTGTTTGAGACTCAGCTTAATGAGGCAACAGATCATATTATTATGCCCGTCTCACACACCGGTATGCTCATTAACCCAAAAGTAGCTGAGCAAACGGCCTACTTCTTAGACCATGGTTATTTTAAACGCCGCTAG
- a CDS encoding ribonuclease D, producing the protein MTQVASETTAAKAQSTDKKIASIYDSSKLLYVEAIARERQASADLPVHWVADFDALEACLDDLETCDRVALDTEFIKRNTYFPILALVQINTGKAIYLIDAPKLDLTEFWVVLEEMPLMIWHACGEDLGIFYLLSESPALTNVFDTQIALSYLTGQLQMGYQQALSQELDVHVEKAESQSDWLARPLSHEQENYAIDDVRYLLNLYDILQQQLSKQGLTDKVVEDCQLYAKELYESANIEDDATYLAMADFRYTPEQLAVLQAVSSWREALARATNQPKTFVLKKQAVRDLVVEMPTSIKQLTQKTTMHRSIVRLYGDELIQVINQAKALSPEEQPPRIFPPYRSKDKSVSKAVDQVIKQYEEQTGVPANVLMRKKWLSSLYEIVAYDLPLEQLPEGLKGWRNEWVMSTLIPLITSHKEALKAGMSMQEDD; encoded by the coding sequence ATGACACAGGTAGCATCCGAGACAACCGCAGCAAAAGCGCAATCTACAGACAAAAAAATTGCCTCTATTTATGACAGCAGCAAGCTACTATATGTTGAGGCTATTGCACGTGAGCGACAAGCGTCAGCAGATTTGCCTGTGCACTGGGTGGCAGATTTTGATGCCCTAGAGGCCTGTTTAGATGATTTAGAGACCTGCGATCGGGTGGCACTAGATACCGAATTCATTAAGCGCAATACTTACTTTCCTATTCTAGCGCTGGTGCAGATTAATACCGGTAAAGCCATCTATTTGATTGATGCACCGAAGCTTGATTTGACGGAGTTTTGGGTGGTATTAGAAGAGATGCCATTGATGATTTGGCATGCTTGCGGTGAGGATCTGGGTATTTTTTATCTGCTATCAGAAAGCCCTGCGCTCACCAATGTGTTTGATACTCAAATTGCTTTGTCTTATCTAACCGGACAGCTACAGATGGGGTATCAGCAAGCACTGAGCCAAGAGCTTGATGTGCATGTCGAAAAAGCAGAGAGCCAATCAGATTGGTTGGCACGTCCGTTGAGCCATGAGCAAGAAAATTATGCCATTGATGATGTGCGTTATTTGCTCAATTTATACGATATATTGCAGCAGCAACTGAGCAAGCAGGGCTTAACTGATAAAGTGGTTGAGGACTGTCAGTTGTATGCCAAAGAGCTGTATGAATCGGCCAATATCGAAGATGACGCCACTTATCTGGCTATGGCAGATTTTCGCTATACCCCAGAGCAGTTGGCGGTATTACAAGCAGTATCTAGCTGGCGCGAGGCATTGGCTCGAGCGACCAATCAGCCCAAGACTTTTGTGCTAAAAAAACAAGCCGTACGTGATTTGGTGGTAGAGATGCCAACCAGTATTAAGCAGCTGACTCAAAAGACCACCATGCACCGCAGTATCGTACGCTTATATGGTGATGAGCTGATCCAAGTGATTAATCAGGCCAAGGCGCTAAGCCCAGAGGAGCAGCCACCACGGATTTTTCCACCCTACCGCTCTAAAGATAAGAGTGTCTCAAAAGCGGTCGATCAGGTGATTAAGCAATATGAGGAACAGACTGGCGTGCCTGCCAATGTGCTGATGCGCAAAAAATGGCTGTCAAGCTTATATGAAATTGTGGCCTATGACTTACCACTTGAGCAGCTGCCTGAGGGTCTAAAAGGTTGGCGCAATGAATGGGTGATGAGCACCTTAATTCCACTTATCACGTCGCACAAAGAAGCACTAAAAGCGGGTATGAGCATGCAAGAGGATGACTAG
- the gcvH gene encoding glycine cleavage system protein GcvH, producing the protein MSNVPSELKYVASHEWLRLEDDGTVTVGITDHAQEALGDIVYVELPDVGDTVAVDDEVAVVESVKAASDVYAPLTGEVVAINEALEDDPEVINTDPYGEGWMYRIKPDNADDFESLLSAEEYQAEL; encoded by the coding sequence ATGAGTAATGTTCCATCAGAGCTAAAGTACGTTGCCAGCCATGAGTGGCTACGTTTGGAAGACGACGGTACCGTGACCGTTGGTATCACTGACCACGCTCAAGAAGCCCTTGGCGATATCGTTTATGTTGAGCTACCAGACGTCGGTGACACTGTGGCCGTTGACGACGAAGTGGCTGTCGTTGAGTCTGTAAAAGCCGCCTCTGACGTTTATGCCCCGCTTACTGGTGAAGTTGTGGCGATTAACGAAGCGCTTGAAGATGATCCTGAAGTTATCAATACCGACCCATACGGTGAAGGTTGGATGTATCGTATCAAGCCTGACAATGCTGATGACTTTGAGTCATTATTATCGGCTGAAGAGTACCAAGCTGAACTATAA
- a CDS encoding septum formation family protein, producing the protein MIKLSIDPRRLSIKSVALSLVMMALATGCTKAKDSKPVEHGADEIFAGMCFNDASPEDTEVNEDAGSSITNLAIESLACDAAHDNEVYYIHALPATAQARLETPEFFEDMLDICEDEFKDYIGKEYQKSFYEMSVLFPTSESWEQGHKQAICYAFHPEADKLDYPLKGIKK; encoded by the coding sequence TTGATCAAGTTGTCTATAGACCCGCGTAGGCTGTCTATTAAATCTGTTGCGCTGAGTTTAGTGATGATGGCTTTGGCCACAGGATGTACCAAGGCTAAAGACAGTAAACCGGTTGAACACGGTGCTGATGAGATATTCGCAGGGATGTGCTTTAATGATGCCAGCCCTGAGGATACTGAGGTTAATGAGGACGCTGGCTCATCGATTACCAATCTGGCGATTGAGTCATTAGCCTGTGACGCCGCCCATGACAATGAGGTGTATTATATCCATGCTTTGCCCGCCACTGCTCAGGCCCGCTTAGAGACGCCTGAGTTCTTTGAGGACATGCTAGATATCTGTGAAGATGAGTTTAAGGACTATATCGGTAAAGAGTACCAAAAGTCATTTTATGAGATGTCGGTGTTATTTCCCACATCTGAGAGCTGGGAGCAGGGTCACAAACAGGCGATATGCTATGCGTTTCATCCTGAGGCTGATAAATTAGATTATCCGCTAAAAGGCATCAAAAAATAA
- a CDS encoding AAA family ATPase has protein sequence MTQSNLNQTKNTQFTGTQSYIATDDLQLAVNAAITLQKPLLIKGEPGTGKTLLAEEVAASLGMPLITWHIKSTTKAEQGLYEYDAVSRLRDSQLGDDRVYDINNYIKPGKLWEAFTSDERSVLLIDEIDKADIEFPNDLLHELDKMSFYVYETGETITADKRPVVIITSNNEKELPDAFLRRCFFHYIDFPEEQTMRQIIDVHFPNIQEKLVNDALDIFYKLRNLQGLKKPPSTSELVDWLTLLLADDMAQEELEENLRGEKSIPPLYGALLKNEADITLLQRFANMMRR, from the coding sequence ATGACCCAATCTAATCTTAATCAAACAAAAAATACTCAGTTTACCGGCACCCAAAGCTATATCGCCACTGACGACCTACAGTTGGCCGTGAATGCAGCCATTACTTTGCAAAAGCCACTGCTGATTAAAGGCGAGCCGGGCACAGGTAAGACTTTATTGGCAGAAGAGGTGGCCGCAAGCTTGGGCATGCCGCTTATTACTTGGCATATCAAGTCGACCACCAAGGCTGAGCAGGGGCTGTATGAGTACGATGCGGTATCGCGTCTGCGTGATTCGCAATTGGGCGATGATAGAGTGTATGACATCAATAACTACATTAAACCTGGTAAATTATGGGAAGCCTTTACCTCAGATGAGCGCAGTGTGTTATTAATCGATGAGATTGACAAGGCCGATATTGAGTTCCCAAACGACTTGCTGCATGAGCTAGATAAGATGTCTTTTTATGTTTATGAGACAGGAGAAACCATCACCGCTGATAAACGCCCTGTTGTGATTATCACCTCAAACAACGAAAAAGAACTGCCAGATGCTTTTTTACGTCGCTGCTTTTTCCATTATATTGACTTCCCAGAAGAGCAAACCATGCGTCAAATCATCGATGTGCATTTTCCCAATATTCAAGAAAAGCTGGTCAATGATGCATTAGATATCTTCTATAAGCTGCGCAATCTTCAAGGTCTTAAAAAGCCGCCCTCAACGTCTGAGCTGGTGGACTGGTTGACCTTGTTATTGGCTGATGACATGGCACAAGAAGAGCTTGAGGAAAACTTACGCGGCGAAAAATCAATTCCACCTCTGTATGGCGCCTTGTTAAAAAATGAAGCGGACATTACCTTATTACAGCGCTTCGCCAATATGATGCGCCGCTAA
- a CDS encoding YcgL domain-containing protein: MHCDIYKFPKRSEMYVYIARPDYPNDTDEIKDWLGVLPKDLRQSLGEPKFLMHLDLAETKKLARVNKDDVIEKLQSQGYFVQTPPSDVLLAQAQARMKEGQDKRYD, from the coding sequence ATGCATTGTGATATTTATAAATTTCCCAAACGCAGCGAGATGTATGTCTATATTGCACGCCCTGACTATCCCAATGATACCGATGAAATTAAAGATTGGCTGGGCGTGTTACCCAAGGACTTACGTCAAAGCTTGGGCGAGCCAAAATTCTTAATGCATTTGGACTTAGCAGAAACCAAAAAACTGGCCAGAGTCAATAAAGATGACGTGATTGAAAAATTACAATCACAAGGCTATTTTGTACAAACCCCACCCTCAGATGTGCTATTGGCGCAGGCACAGGCGCGTATGAAAGAGGGTCAAGATAAGCGTTATGATTGA
- the gcvP gene encoding aminomethyl-transferring glycine dehydrogenase, producing MTSANSTTTSNGLSFDGLFDEARFVARHLGSGANDQAEMLKAVGYEDMDSFIADTVPEAVRMNRELDLPKAMSEHNALAKLRAMADDITVNKSYIGQGYSPVRMPAVIQRNVLENPGWYTAYTPYQAEISQGRLEALLNFQQVCIDLTGLEMAGASLLDEATAAAEGMAMAKRVSKSKSNQFFVDERVYPQTLDVIKTRAKYFGWDVVVGDFETAKSGDFFGALFQYVGKEGDVVDLTEVIAAVKQNKTYALVVSDIMSLVLLKSPAAMGADVALGSTQRFGIPMGFGGPHAAYFAFTDKAKRSAPGRIIGVSKDAQGNTALRMALQTREQHIRREKANSNICTSQVLLANLAGMYAVYHGPEGLKRIATRIHAMATAFSDAIKAAGDELKVVHDQIFDTVLIDCGSEKLATQIYENAENLGYNLWREGDSKLSVSFSETSNAADFETLTQLFTNKAEALPSDARVSLDSAVLRTDAILTHPVFNSHHTEHEMLRYLKKLEDKDLAMNRSMISLGSCTMKLNATSEMLPITWNEFANVHPFAPRDQVTGYIAMIESLQEQLKAITGFDDISMQPNSGASGEYAGLLAIRRYHESLGQTERDVCLIPKSAHGTNPATAQMMGMKVVVVDTDENGNVDVDDLKAKCEAHSANLGALMITYPSTHGVFEAGIRDICSLIHSHGGQVYMDGANMNAQVGIMQPAEVGADVLHMNLHKTFCIPHGGGGPGMGPIGMKSHLAPFKANHSVTPVFNAPKDTTAVSAAPYGSASILPISWMYITMMGRDGLLSATKTALLNANYVASQLKDDYPVLYTGKNGRVAHECIIDIRPLKEETGITEADIAKRLMDYGFHAPTMSFPVAGTLMIEPTESEAKHELDRFIAALKSIKQEAMKVKAGTDGWTLEDNPLVNAPHTAFVITGAEWSHPYSRDTAAFPLDYIREHKFWPSVGRIDDVYGDKNLMCSCPSIENYM from the coding sequence ATGACTTCAGCAAATTCAACCACTACCAGTAATGGCTTATCTTTTGATGGGCTGTTTGATGAAGCCCGTTTTGTCGCTAGACACTTAGGTTCAGGCGCCAACGACCAAGCCGAAATGCTAAAAGCAGTCGGTTATGAGGATATGGACAGTTTTATCGCTGATACCGTGCCAGAAGCTGTGCGTATGAACCGCGAATTAGACCTACCTAAGGCCATGAGCGAGCACAATGCCTTAGCCAAATTGCGTGCTATGGCAGACGATATCACCGTCAACAAAAGCTATATCGGCCAAGGCTATTCTCCTGTGCGTATGCCTGCGGTCATTCAGCGCAACGTACTAGAAAATCCAGGCTGGTACACAGCTTACACCCCTTATCAAGCTGAAATCTCACAAGGTCGTCTAGAAGCACTGCTAAACTTCCAACAAGTCTGTATCGATTTGACAGGTCTTGAGATGGCCGGCGCCTCTTTATTAGATGAAGCAACAGCCGCCGCTGAAGGTATGGCCATGGCCAAGCGAGTCAGCAAAAGCAAATCAAACCAATTCTTCGTTGATGAGCGCGTATATCCGCAGACCCTAGATGTTATCAAAACCCGTGCTAAGTACTTCGGCTGGGACGTTGTAGTCGGTGATTTTGAAACCGCCAAATCTGGCGACTTCTTCGGTGCCCTATTCCAGTATGTGGGTAAAGAAGGCGACGTGGTAGATTTAACTGAGGTTATTGCTGCGGTTAAACAGAACAAAACGTATGCGCTTGTGGTCAGCGATATCATGAGCTTGGTACTGCTAAAATCACCCGCTGCTATGGGCGCCGATGTGGCTTTGGGTAGTACGCAGCGTTTTGGTATTCCTATGGGCTTTGGTGGTCCACATGCGGCCTACTTTGCCTTCACAGATAAAGCCAAACGATCAGCGCCAGGCCGTATTATCGGGGTATCAAAAGACGCCCAAGGCAATACAGCGCTACGTATGGCGCTACAAACTCGTGAACAGCACATTCGCCGCGAAAAAGCCAACTCAAACATCTGTACCTCTCAGGTGCTATTGGCCAACTTGGCTGGTATGTATGCGGTATACCATGGCCCTGAAGGCCTAAAGCGCATTGCCACTCGCATCCATGCTATGGCAACTGCCTTTAGCGATGCCATTAAAGCGGCTGGCGATGAGCTAAAAGTGGTTCATGATCAAATCTTTGATACGGTATTGATCGATTGCGGCTCAGAAAAACTGGCCACTCAAATCTATGAGAACGCTGAAAACCTAGGTTATAACTTATGGCGTGAAGGCGACAGCAAGTTGTCGGTGTCTTTCTCTGAAACCAGTAATGCAGCAGACTTTGAAACCTTAACTCAGCTGTTCACCAACAAAGCAGAAGCCTTACCTAGCGATGCTCGTGTCTCTTTAGATTCAGCGGTATTGCGTACCGATGCTATTTTGACTCACCCTGTGTTTAATTCGCATCACACCGAACACGAAATGCTACGCTACTTGAAAAAGCTTGAAGACAAAGACTTGGCCATGAACCGTAGCATGATTTCGCTTGGCAGCTGTACCATGAAGCTCAATGCCACCAGCGAAATGTTGCCCATCACTTGGAATGAGTTTGCCAATGTGCATCCTTTCGCCCCTCGTGACCAAGTTACCGGTTACATCGCTATGATTGAAAGCCTGCAAGAGCAGTTAAAAGCCATCACCGGCTTTGATGATATCTCTATGCAGCCAAACTCAGGCGCCTCTGGTGAGTACGCAGGTCTATTGGCCATCCGCCGTTACCATGAATCATTGGGTCAAACTGAGCGTGATGTGTGTTTAATCCCTAAATCTGCCCATGGCACCAACCCTGCGACTGCTCAAATGATGGGCATGAAAGTTGTGGTAGTAGATACCGACGAAAACGGTAACGTCGATGTGGATGACCTAAAGGCGAAGTGTGAGGCGCACAGTGCAAACTTGGGTGCCTTGATGATCACTTATCCCTCAACGCATGGGGTGTTTGAAGCGGGTATCCGTGATATCTGTAGCTTAATTCACAGCCATGGCGGTCAAGTGTATATGGATGGCGCCAACATGAACGCTCAGGTGGGCATTATGCAGCCAGCTGAAGTGGGCGCGGATGTGCTACACATGAACTTACATAAAACCTTCTGTATCCCTCATGGCGGCGGCGGTCCAGGCATGGGTCCTATTGGCATGAAGTCGCATCTTGCACCTTTTAAAGCCAACCACAGCGTAACCCCTGTGTTTAATGCACCAAAAGACACCACAGCGGTCTCTGCAGCCCCTTATGGCTCAGCAAGTATCTTACCTATCTCATGGATGTATATCACCATGATGGGCCGTGATGGTCTACTGTCAGCCACTAAGACTGCGCTGCTTAACGCCAACTACGTGGCCAGTCAGTTAAAAGACGATTACCCTGTGTTATATACTGGCAAAAACGGCCGTGTGGCGCACGAGTGTATTATTGATATTCGCCCGCTCAAAGAAGAAACCGGCATCACTGAAGCAGACATTGCCAAGCGTCTTATGGACTACGGCTTCCATGCGCCTACCATGAGCTTCCCTGTGGCTGGCACCTTGATGATTGAGCCTACTGAGTCTGAAGCTAAGCATGAGCTTGACCGCTTTATTGCTGCGCTAAAATCTATCAAGCAAGAAGCCATGAAAGTAAAAGCGGGCACAGACGGCTGGACGTTAGAGGACAACCCTCTGGTCAATGCACCGCACACTGCCTTTGTGATTACTGGTGCTGAGTGGTCACACCCATACAGCCGTGATACCGCAGCCTTCCCATTAGACTATATCCGTGAGCACAAATTCTGGCCATCTGTGGGCCGTATTGATGATGTGTATGGCGATAAAAACCTAATGTGTAGCTGCCCAAGTATCGAAAATTATATGTAG
- a CDS encoding vWA domain-containing protein yields MFVKLFYTLRTYGVPVSTRELLDLNAALDKGLMRQPHPELSKQFPEDKDLWYFASREDMYRLIKLCMVKDERHFDKFDRAMADYFEGVDSLDIDELMAKLTDIPQEWLDLKLDPKNLTEEQRRLLKKYGSLEELMKALEERLKEQKERHQGGSKWVGTGGSSPFGAYGDHPEGVRVGGESRKRSAVKVWEQRKYRDLDDDKLLGTRQLQMALRNLRQFARTGSADELDIKETIKRTAKKGVLDIHMQPERRNRVKVLMLFDVGGSMDIHIEALEKLFSAAKNEFKTLEFFYFHNCLYDYVWKNNQRRHAERTPTMELLQKYGREYRVIFVGDASMSPYELFSVGGSVEYMNAEPGAVWLKRVTDHFDKVAWLNPEDAAYWDYTHTIGEIKKLMQGHMYPMSLHGVEEMTEYLAR; encoded by the coding sequence ATGTTTGTAAAACTGTTTTATACCTTGCGCACTTATGGGGTGCCGGTCAGTACCCGTGAGCTGCTTGACTTAAATGCGGCGCTTGATAAGGGATTAATGCGTCAGCCGCATCCTGAACTATCTAAACAGTTTCCTGAGGATAAAGACCTGTGGTACTTTGCTAGTCGTGAGGATATGTACCGGCTTATTAAGCTGTGTATGGTCAAAGATGAGCGTCATTTTGATAAATTTGACCGTGCCATGGCCGATTATTTCGAGGGCGTTGATAGTCTGGACATCGATGAGCTGATGGCAAAATTGACCGACATTCCTCAAGAGTGGCTTGATCTTAAGCTTGATCCAAAAAACTTGACCGAAGAGCAGCGACGCCTGCTCAAAAAATACGGCTCGCTTGAGGAGCTGATGAAGGCGTTAGAGGAGCGCTTAAAAGAGCAAAAAGAGCGTCATCAAGGTGGCAGCAAATGGGTCGGCACTGGAGGCAGCTCTCCTTTTGGTGCTTATGGCGACCACCCTGAAGGGGTACGGGTTGGCGGTGAGTCTCGTAAGCGTAGCGCTGTTAAAGTATGGGAGCAGCGCAAATACCGCGACCTTGACGATGATAAGCTGCTGGGTACCCGTCAGTTGCAGATGGCGCTGCGCAATCTGCGTCAATTCGCTCGTACCGGCAGTGCCGATGAGCTAGATATCAAAGAGACCATCAAGCGGACGGCCAAAAAAGGAGTGCTTGATATCCATATGCAGCCGGAGCGCCGTAATAGGGTCAAAGTGCTGATGCTATTCGACGTGGGGGGTAGCATGGACATACACATTGAAGCGCTTGAGAAGCTGTTCTCAGCGGCCAAAAACGAGTTTAAAACCTTAGAGTTTTTCTACTTCCACAACTGTCTTTATGACTATGTATGGAAAAACAATCAGCGCCGGCATGCAGAGCGTACCCCAACCATGGAGCTGCTGCAAAAATATGGCCGCGAATACCGAGTTATCTTCGTTGGCGATGCCTCTATGTCGCCTTATGAGCTGTTTTCTGTTGGCGGTAGTGTGGAGTATATGAATGCTGAGCCGGGTGCAGTTTGGCTCAAAAGAGTGACCGATCACTTTGATAAGGTGGCGTGGCTCAATCCTGAAGATGCTGCCTATTGGGACTACACCCACACCATAGGCGAAATTAAAAAGCTGATGCAAGGTCATATGTACCCCATGAGCCTACACGGGGTAGAGGAGATGACCGAGTATTTGGCGCGGTAA
- the gcvT gene encoding glycine cleavage system aminomethyltransferase GcvT, producing the protein MTTLQRTPFYQSHLDNNGKIVDFSGWELPIHYGSQIDEHEAVRTDAGMFDVSHMVITDVEGAQAKAWLQKLLANDVAKLKTVGKALYSGMLNADGGVIDDLIVYLINEDETQYRIISNAATRDKDLAQFNKVAEDFDVRLTERPELAILAVQGPKAVAKLKRAKPAWADTLDALKPFVGADLTDIEGNDWFVARTGYTGEDGVEVILHGDHASDFYKLLLEHEIKPAGLGARDTLRMEAGMNLYGHDMDDTVSPYECNMGWTLALKDDRDFVGREALVAKRKQSQEEGSAMKQVGLLLETRGVLREGMSVTINQGTDKESSGIITSGTFSPTLKQSIAIARVPESVTDEDTVQVDLRGKGKFVDVRVLKLPFVRNGAKQFD; encoded by the coding sequence ATGACCACCTTACAACGTACCCCTTTTTATCAGTCGCATTTAGACAATAACGGTAAGATTGTTGATTTTTCTGGCTGGGAGCTACCCATCCATTACGGATCTCAAATTGATGAGCACGAAGCAGTCCGTACCGATGCCGGTATGTTTGATGTGTCACATATGGTGATTACTGATGTTGAAGGCGCTCAGGCAAAAGCTTGGCTACAAAAGCTGTTGGCAAATGACGTGGCCAAACTAAAGACTGTCGGCAAAGCGCTGTACTCTGGCATGCTAAACGCAGACGGCGGTGTTATTGACGATTTGATTGTCTATTTGATCAACGAAGATGAAACCCAATACCGTATTATCTCAAACGCCGCTACCCGTGATAAAGACTTGGCTCAGTTTAATAAAGTGGCCGAAGATTTCGATGTGCGCCTAACAGAACGTCCTGAATTGGCAATCTTAGCCGTTCAAGGTCCAAAAGCTGTGGCCAAATTAAAACGAGCCAAACCTGCTTGGGCGGATACTTTAGATGCTCTTAAACCTTTTGTTGGTGCAGATTTAACCGATATCGAAGGCAATGACTGGTTTGTGGCGCGTACCGGCTATACTGGTGAAGATGGTGTTGAGGTTATTTTGCATGGTGATCACGCCTCTGACTTTTACAAGTTATTATTAGAGCATGAAATCAAGCCAGCTGGTCTAGGCGCACGAGATACCTTGCGTATGGAAGCTGGCATGAACTTATACGGCCATGACATGGACGATACAGTGAGCCCTTATGAGTGCAACATGGGCTGGACCTTGGCATTAAAAGATGACCGTGATTTTGTGGGCCGTGAAGCTTTAGTTGCCAAGCGCAAGCAGTCACAAGAAGAAGGTAGCGCCATGAAGCAGGTGGGCTTATTGCTTGAGACCCGCGGCGTACTGCGTGAAGGCATGAGTGTTACCATCAATCAAGGCACAGATAAAGAAAGTAGCGGTATTATCACCAGCGGTACTTTCTCGCCCACCCTAAAACAATCTATCGCCATCGCACGTGTTCCAGAGTCAGTCACCGATGAAGATACGGTACAAGTCGATTTACGCGGCAAGGGTAAATTTGTCGATGTCCGTGTGTTAAAGCTGCCCTTTGTGCGTAATGGCGCTAAGCAATTTGACTAA